The genomic segment TTCTTATACAATGTGTATCAATCATCTTCTTGAGTCATTGTATGGGAAGCAATTAAGACCACAGGTTCTGGGGACAGACTGCCTGTGTTAAAACACTGGCATAGTGAGAGCAATGACGTTGTTAGCTATCCCTACTATGACTTTGCTATAGAGCAAGCATTCCACCAACTTACCACCAACTGTAAGAATCATGGTGGCTCTATACAGGAGGGCATCAGCTATCCCACCCTTCAGATgcactggaattccattatccTCCTaggataaataataataattattacatGTGTTATTAGCTTCCAACTAAATGAAAAAGATTAATCCATTCATATGAAAGTAAGTGGCTTCTTAGACACCTggaactgaaatattttaaatatcaaaattaaaaaggacTGTAAGTTTCCTGATTCTTTCTCTACTGCaactacttttaaaataaaaactacttttaaaataaaagttaatttcagATCTAAAAAAGATGCTCTTTTCAAGGAAAATATAAACAGTAAAGCTGTGAAAATATATTAAGttcatcaattttaaaaatgcagtaatCATCAAACTTTACATTTGGTTATAGGGATCTTCCTTCCCTTAAAAAATGGGGAGATTATTTTGGTTTATAACCCTAAATTACATCTTTAGTCCCCCTGTGCAGCACCTGGCATATAATAGATATTTTATACATCTATTAAGTATGTTTGATCTATCACACTATTTTTCACTCAATACTTATCTTAAAAACCACTGTTAGTCCATTTAAAccactttgttccttttaatggctacATAGCATTTCACTGTGTAAGAAGTGTCATAATTAGCCAATCCTTTATTAATGTGTGTTTAGGTTgggatttttttatattaaaatccCATAATGAATAATAGCCTATTTcccaattttatatatttatgctaCTATTCTGTAGGAAAgatcctttttgtgtgtgtgtgtaattttctACTTTTTGGTCACAcctcacggcatgtgggatcttaagtttcccaaccagggatccaacccatgctttctgcattggaagtgcagttTTAACTCTGGACTGTCAGCAAATTGCCTATGtagcaaagatttttaaaatgggagTCCTGGATCATAGCATATGTAATTTGTTTCTAATGATACTTTCAAACACCCTGTAAAATTTCTATACCAATACTACAACCTGGCATGTATCAATGTACTGTATAAGAATGTACATATCTCCCATACCTGGCTATCATAACCTATTTTAAATCTTCTAAAGTTTTGACAATCAATCAGGGGGTAAGAGTAGCAActtgtcattttaatttgcatttcttactGATTTATAGCTCTCTGTATAATAAGGATATTGACTTTTcgttaattttaaaacttctctCTCAATTTGTCACTTAGCTCTTGTAACCACAGAACATTTGAAATTTTCATGTCACCAAACCGTGCAATTTTTCTCCTTTACAGCTTCTAGGCTTTGTAAAGACTTTCTTAGCATGGCTCCTAAGATTAAAcctgattgtggtaatcattcaCGGATATATTAAATGTAACAATGTACACCTTAAGTAAAAATCAGGTACAACCTAAACGCATACAATTTTTACTTGTCAAACAAACAtacctcagtaaaactggaaaaaattctCCTATATTATCTTTTAGGTTTTTTTTGAGGGAGAAGTATTTACATCtaaaattaatcttttaatataaaatatagaagggATGTAACTTTACTGTCTTCATAAGAGCCAGCCAGTTTTTCCAGTATCAATTTACTGTATCCTTTCCCCACTAATATGAAATACACCTTTAACATGTATCAAGTTTCCATGCATGTATTTGTTCTACTTCCGAGCTCCTTCTATCTGTCCACTACTGTGCAACTACCCCGAAGAGTACCGACACAAGGTGACCCCTCCAAAAGAAAGTGTCTTGACCTTTACCCTTCCCCCCTCATTTCCTCTGCTGTCTCAAAGGCCTCCTGGTTATAGCAAATGCCCGGTTAGCTATCAATAGGCAGTTTCTTATTATTCTTTTGCTAACACAGCAGGATTGCTAACAAACAGATTTACCTCCTACCTCCAACTTTCAGTAATCTAATTTTACAAGTAACACCTATAAAATACTTCAATACCTGAAACAGCTTTTGTTTCTCTGGAACCTTATTTTCAAACTGCCTGCGTGAAGAAGTACTTATGGTCCTCTTAGCAATCTGACGGAGagcctgaaatttaaaaatccattatgTTAGACTTAGGGCTTAAAGAAACCCTTAACCATTTCTAATCTTCAGTACTACAGAAAAGTGAAACTTACAGTTAAAACATATCTGATTCGTCAATAACAAAGCTATACACAAGCACTGaggttttcctctgtttcctgtCCATTGCATTTTACATTGCATTCTGAATTACCAAATACATTCAAGAAGTAATTCATGTAGATTTTGAGCGAAAAAAATTATGACCTTTACCTGAACTGAACCAGTAACAATATATGAGGAAAACATACTGATACAtagatattattataaaaataaacaatggttACAAAAGAACACTAGAATCAAAGTTTTTTATTTAATACTGTACCAGATTATTAAAAACCTATTAGTTGGTATTAAATAAACTGGCATGATTcctatttaattaaaatgtttcccTCATTACATTTTTCCTCAAAAATCAACAGGGTATAAATCTTTTACGAGAGACTTGCGTTACATATCCAGTTGGATTAAAACAACAAATGTGCActccattttctaaaataaataatatattgagAAGATCAAGTCTTACTGGATAATTACCAAAGAAAACGACCACCgttacattttccttttctttctcaaaattcgGGGAAACTATTTCACATGCTCAACGTCGGTGGAGGGATAAAGGACACTGCGGTAAACCGCCTGGTGATAGCAACACGACCCTTCGGCCATGAATGCTCCTAAAGTCCCACCCAAAACTGAATAGATTGTTTTCAAACTACCTTTTGACACCCATAAAGCCTACAACCACTGAAACTCAAACCTTTCATTATCAGAGGATGTATCTTTCCGAGGCTTCCGGGTATCAGAAACTTCCCACCTGGACCCTCAAGACCAGGGGTGGCGACTAAGAGCCCCAGGCGTATGTAACGCACAACCTTCTGGCCTCCTCCCAGGCTTCTCCTCTCCCTACATCTATCCAGCACAGCTTGGGGCGAGAGGGATGCACGGAAGGGAAGGAAGGTCAAGCGAAAAGGACACCAACCAAGGTGACTTCCGAAGCCgccctctcccttccttcccagggGTTTTCCGTCCTGACTCTCCAACCTCCGCTCCCAACCCTCCCGCCCTACATCACAATGGCTAGCCGAGAAGCTCCTCACCAGAAGATTCCGTAGCATCTTGGCTCAGTTACTACCCACCAACCGCGACAACTGACCACCAGCAACGAGAACGCCCCACGCTGGAACCGGAACTACCGTCTGGCCTTGCGCAAGCGCCTGGAACCCAAATAGTTCCGGGCGGAGGCGGGGCCGGCGCTCCTAACCATAGAgagcaaaagaaaagagagggcGGCCCGCTGGCTGAGGCCGCTCTAGGCGACTGGCTGTCTCTGCGCCTCGGCCTCTTCCTTGAGCGGCAGAATGGTCCAGGAGCTGAGGCTGGGGAGACACAGACGACTTTTGAGACCAGAGAGGCAAGCAGTGAGGAGTTACGTCCTCTTTTTAACTAGCTTAGATAAAATTAATATGAGGCCAGGCTATGAAAGAAAAttagtttgtgtattttgaacAAGAAGCCGTAGAACTCTGAGCAACCTGGTTTGGCTGGATAAAATACGAAACAAAAAGGGTTAACTCCTCTTACACggatacagttttgtttttttttttctccactgtCGTGAGACCGTTACTGTTCCTTGAGCTGAGCATGCGCCGTGCAGAGCTGCGTCGGGATACCAGTTTTTATCTTCCTCTACCTTTGGATGCTGCAGAACTCCCCATTCATGAAACTCTCCCACAGGGTCGCGAAGTTGTGGAAACTGTTCGCTTGTTTCTCTGAGTCTGGGAGAACGCTGAGAACAGGGGGAAATTTTAATTGGGGGGCCAGAAACGAGAGAGCAAATTTAGACTCTTGGGGCTTGCTGCCTCAGGCTGGCCGGGCACGTTCCGTGATTGGACTTGCTAAGCACAGATAGCAGTCCTGCTTAAATAACCCCACATGACAAGTACCCACCCCCAAGTGgctataaatataaaaacagctaCCCCATACTACAATAAATATGTCCACCTTTTCACAAACATAATTATTCCATTGTCATTTCAAAAAGAAAGCTGATGATATATGGGGTCAGCTAGGTGAAACATGTagataaaataactgaaattccTTCTAGTCTTTAGGGTTAGAGCCAAGTTACTTGTTCCCAGTTCTTTTCCTCACAAATTTTAATAcccaattatttattaatttgtatatttataaacTATGAATAACCAATTCATCTATTGCCTAGATTGGGGCTGAAACGACCTGGTTTATTCTCCACTCTGAATTATGCACTGTAATCAAGTACTTGAACATAATTACCAGGGgccaaggaaagttatgacc from the Bos taurus isolate L1 Dominette 01449 registration number 42190680 breed Hereford chromosome 9, ARS-UCD2.0, whole genome shotgun sequence genome contains:
- the COX7A2 gene encoding cytochrome c oxidase subunit 7A2, mitochondrial precursor (The RefSeq protein has 1 substitution compared to this genomic sequence), producing MLRNLLALRQIAKRTISTSSRRQFENKVPEKQKLFQEDNGIPVHLKGGIADALLYRATLILTVGGTAYAMYELAVASFPKKQD